A genome region from bacterium includes the following:
- a CDS encoding Hsp20/alpha crystallin family protein — translation MRARRAVVQAEFDISGEVERIQDQLNRLIERVTAYGWDKSWERERFQPHVDVYENRSSLVIVAELPGVSTSSIQVYGFQGAIHIEGVKEANYPPAGDAMFHTFERSFGKFEIRVIIPCPVQFREAKASYSDGLVTVNLPKINERRCRKCVIPVEIG, via the coding sequence GTGAGAGCGAGGCGAGCCGTCGTGCAAGCTGAGTTCGACATTTCCGGCGAAGTAGAGCGCATTCAAGACCAGCTCAACAGGCTGATCGAGCGCGTTACGGCCTATGGTTGGGACAAGTCTTGGGAGAGGGAGCGGTTCCAGCCGCACGTCGATGTATATGAAAACCGGAGTTCCTTAGTAATCGTGGCCGAACTACCGGGCGTGAGTACCTCGTCGATCCAGGTTTATGGTTTTCAGGGTGCGATACACATAGAGGGTGTGAAAGAGGCGAACTACCCTCCTGCTGGGGATGCGATGTTCCACACCTTCGAGCGGAGTTTCGGCAAGTTCGAGATCAGGGTGATCATCCCTTGCCCTGTCCAGTTTCGCGAGGCCAAAGCGAGTTATTCGGACGGTTTGGTTACGGTGAATTTGCCCAAAATCAACGAGCGGCGTTGCAGGAAGTGTGTCATCCCCGTGGAGATCGGATGA
- the purE gene encoding 5-(carboxyamino)imidazole ribonucleotide mutase: MRAGEPMTERKRPGESAPVVAVVAVVAGSRSDSKLIDEAARTLSEFDVPCEKRIISAHRTPEQALEFARNARSRGLKVIIAIAGKAAHLAGVISSATTLPVIGVPAKTPDLGGLDSLLSTVQMPSGVPVATVGIGSAENAALLAVAVLALSDEALASRWRDYKAKLAERVQADDLAVKKGD; encoded by the coding sequence ATGAGAGCCGGCGAACCAATGACTGAGCGCAAACGCCCGGGAGAATCAGCGCCAGTCGTTGCGGTCGTTGCGGTCGTCGCGGGCAGCAGGTCTGACAGCAAGCTCATAGACGAGGCGGCGCGAACGCTCTCTGAGTTTGACGTCCCTTGCGAAAAGCGAATAATCTCGGCCCATAGAACACCTGAGCAAGCGCTCGAGTTTGCCCGTAACGCAAGGTCAAGAGGTCTGAAGGTGATCATTGCGATAGCTGGAAAGGCGGCTCACCTCGCCGGGGTCATCTCGTCAGCAACAACGCTGCCGGTCATTGGTGTCCCAGCAAAGACCCCTGACCTGGGCGGGCTGGACTCGCTTCTGTCAACTGTTCAGATGCCGTCCGGCGTCCCGGTCGCAACCGTTGGCATCGGAAGCGCCGAGAACGCCGCACTGCTGGCGGTTGCGGTATTGGCGCTTTCCGACGAGGCGCTTGCCTCAAGGTGGCGCGACTACAAGGCCAAGCTTGCTGAGAGGGTGCAGGCAGACGATCTCGCTGTTAAAAAAGGCGACTGA
- a CDS encoding AAA family ATPase, producing the protein MKTIAFFNNKGGVGKTSLVYHLAYMFAELGLKVIAADLDPQANLTSMFLKEERLEEVWPDGEHPQSILGALLPLIEGTGPINQPHVESISDSLGLLIGDLALSSFEDDLSENWPHCLGAKPRAFRIEAALFRIIQLAAVARKADLVLIDVGPNLGAINRAAMIASRYVAVPLAPDLYSLQGLRNLGPTLRRWRSEWKDRLTRSPRDDLELPAGEMEPIGYIIMQHAIRSDRPARAYGRWMNRIPGEYRVSVLNKQPEVFTDQPQDDPNCLAMLKHYRSLMPMAMEAHKPIFALKPADGAIGAHVYAVQDCLKDFNKLAVSIAKHCEIDLPRSTVSRLF; encoded by the coding sequence ATATGTTCGCGGAACTCGGCCTGAAAGTAATCGCCGCCGACCTCGATCCGCAGGCAAACTTGACATCGATGTTCCTGAAAGAGGAGCGCCTCGAGGAGGTTTGGCCGGACGGCGAGCATCCGCAGAGCATTCTGGGCGCGCTTCTGCCCTTAATTGAGGGAACGGGGCCAATCAATCAGCCTCACGTGGAGAGTATCTCGGATAGTCTGGGCCTTCTCATTGGGGACCTGGCCTTGTCCAGCTTCGAAGATGATCTCTCCGAGAACTGGCCGCACTGCTTAGGTGCAAAGCCGCGGGCGTTTAGAATTGAGGCGGCTCTATTTCGCATCATCCAGTTGGCAGCAGTTGCCAGGAAGGCCGATTTGGTGTTGATCGATGTTGGTCCCAACTTGGGCGCGATCAACCGAGCGGCAATGATCGCATCTCGTTACGTGGCCGTCCCGCTGGCTCCAGACCTCTATTCGCTTCAAGGCCTGCGGAACCTGGGCCCGACATTGCGTCGCTGGCGATCCGAATGGAAGGACAGACTCACTCGAAGCCCCAGAGACGATTTGGAATTGCCGGCCGGCGAAATGGAGCCCATTGGCTACATTATCATGCAGCACGCAATCCGAAGCGACAGGCCCGCGAGGGCTTATGGCAGATGGATGAACCGCATACCCGGCGAGTACCGGGTCTCAGTCCTGAATAAACAGCCCGAAGTTTTCACAGACCAGCCGCAGGATGACCCGAACTGCCTTGCCATGCTCAAGCACTATCGCAGTCTAATGCCGATGGCAATGGAGGCCCACAAGCCCATCTTTGCACTTAAGCCGGCTGATGGGGCTATCGGCGCTCACGTATATGCTGTCCAGGATTGCCTTAAGGATTTCAACAAGCTCGCCGTGAGCATCGCCAAGCACTGCGAGATCGATTTACCTCGCTCGACCGTCAGTCGCCTTTTTTAA